GAATAGTCATTATGGAGGACCAATGCCGACCATCAACCAGCTTATAAATAAGCAGCGCAAAAAAGTGGTGGCCACCAAGAAGCGGGCGGCTTTGCAGGAATGCCCCCAGAGACGCGGGGTGTGTGTGCGGGTGTACACGACCACTCCGAAGAAACCGAACTCGGCCTTGCGCAAGGTGGCCAGAGTGCGGTTGACGAACAGCATTGAGGTCACTTCCTACATCCCAGGGGAGGGGCACAATCTTCAGGAGCACTCCGTCGTGTTGGTCCGCGGAGGGCGTGTTAAGGACCTGCCCGGGGTGCGGTATACTGTGATCCGCGGTTCACTGGATACCGCCGGCGTGCAGGATCGTCGGCAAAGCCGTTCAAAATACGGGGCCAAGCGGCCTAAATAGCGCATACGCAGGAGAGATGGACAATGCCCAGAAAAGGACCTGTGCCCAAGAGGCAAGTGCTGCCCGATCCACGCTTCCAGAGCAAGCTTGTGGCCAAATTTACGAATCGGGTTATGCGGGACGGAAAGAAGAGTCTGGCAGAACGCGTTGTGTATCAAGCCATTGACGAACTTGGGAACCAGACCAGCGAAGATGGGTTGAAGGCGTTTGAGCAGGCGGTGAACAATGTCAAGCCGCATTTAGAGGTCAAGTCCCGCCGGGTCGGCGGCGCAACCTATCAGGTGCCCGTGGAGGTCAAGCCGGAACGGCAGGAAGTTCTGGCCACCAGGTGGCTGATCCAGGCCTCCAGGGGCCGCGGTGAGAAGGGGATTGTGCGCAGAATGACCGCTGAGCTCATAGATGCCTATAATAACCGCGGCGGGGCGATCAAAAAGCGGGAAGACACGCACCGGATGGCTGAAGCCAACAAGGCCTTTGCCCATTACAGGTGGTAGGCCGCCGACCAGGACCACACCCCGGGCGGCCCGGATTGACATCAACTGAATGCAGGGATGTTCTGCACCCAACTATTTGGATAAGGATACGAAGTGGCTCGAGCAATTCCTTTGAACAAGCAGCGCAATATCGGCTTCATGGCCCATATTGATGCCGGAAAGACCACCACCACGGAACGGATACTCTTTTATACCGGTGTATCGCATAAGATAGGCGAGGTCCACGACGGACAGGCCATTATGGACTTCATGTCCCAGGAGCAGGAGCGGGGGATAACCATTACCTCAGCCGCGACGACCT
The sequence above is a segment of the Desulfovermiculus halophilus DSM 18834 genome. Coding sequences within it:
- the rpsL gene encoding 30S ribosomal protein S12; this encodes MPTINQLINKQRKKVVATKKRAALQECPQRRGVCVRVYTTTPKKPNSALRKVARVRLTNSIEVTSYIPGEGHNLQEHSVVLVRGGRVKDLPGVRYTVIRGSLDTAGVQDRRQSRSKYGAKRPK
- the rpsG gene encoding 30S ribosomal protein S7; its protein translation is MPRKGPVPKRQVLPDPRFQSKLVAKFTNRVMRDGKKSLAERVVYQAIDELGNQTSEDGLKAFEQAVNNVKPHLEVKSRRVGGATYQVPVEVKPERQEVLATRWLIQASRGRGEKGIVRRMTAELIDAYNNRGGAIKKREDTHRMAEANKAFAHYRW